From Dermochelys coriacea isolate rDerCor1 chromosome 15, rDerCor1.pri.v4, whole genome shotgun sequence, a single genomic window includes:
- the LOC119843526 gene encoding trichoplein keratin filament-binding protein isoform X1, translating to MALPALPAGPRRSRALEKQIVRQREQEARWRQQWERNSRYFQQSGLCSAQHGQWSSRRCYQRSMNAYHGETMKEGKKISLEQRREQLRKLLYQERELLAAELGELRLNKESDLSKIRERSGDLKSAKEERRKKVAEELLYEHWKKNNTKLREIESELHKKHVIDVWGDQLTEKKQREATEREEKRRYENEYEIARREALERLKQEEERRQLEEKKRAEVLLQQMEELKFREMQATKLKKEQEHLLKQQWELEELEEERKQMEACRKKLELGRFLRHQYNAQLKRRAQQIQQELEMDRQILLALLEKEDADQRLQSARRERAAADAAWMKHVIEEQLQLEKAREAELETIFREEAKQVWEKREEEWERERKARDRLMNEVLAGRLCQIQEKVELNRHAQEECVKYREQLIRELEEAKELTRREREEEEELKTARKQELESQLTERHLQEQEELQHQKEEEEAARLAEQHCEELVRQEAKRMTERGYHSKPYGRPKTAWI from the exons ATGGCCTTGCCCGCGCTGCCCGCCGGGCCCCGCCGCAGCAGAGCCCTGGAGAAGCAGATCGTGCGGCAGCGGGAGCAGGAGGCCCGCTGGCGGCAGCAGTGGGAGCGGAACAGCCGCTATTTCCAGCAGTCCGGGCTCTGCAGCGCCCAGCACGGCCAGTGGAGCTCGCGCCGGTGCTATCAGCGGAG CATGAATGCATACCACGGCGAGACgatgaaagaggggaaaaaaatcagcttgGAGCAGAGACGAGAGCAACTTAGGAAACTTTTGTACCAGGAGCGAGAATTGCTAGCAGCAGAACTCGGGGAGCTGAGGCTGAACAAGGAGTCGGATCTGAGCAAGATCCGAGAGAGAAGTGGAGACTTGAAATCTGCCAAAGAAGAGCGCCGGAAAAAG GTTGCTGAAGAGCTGCTGTATGAACACTGGAAGAAGAACAATACCAAACTCCGAGAG ATTGAGTCAGAGCTCCACAAGAAACATGTGATAGACGTTTGGGGTGATCAGCTAACAGAAAAGAAGCAG CGAGAAGCaactgaaagagaagaaaaaagacggtatgaaaatgaatatgaaatTGCCCGAAGGGAAGCACTGGAAAGACTGAAACAAGAGGAAGAAAGGAGGCAGCTGGAAGAGAAGAAACGAGCTGAGGTGTTATTGCAACAAATGGAAGAACTGAAGTTCCGGGAGATGCAG GCAACAAAACTGAAGAAAGAGCAAGAGCATTTACTAAAACAGCAATGggagctagaggagctggaagaAGAGAGGAAGCAAATGGAAGCATGCAGGAAGAAGCTGGAGCTTGG TCGCTTTTTGAGACATCAGTATAATGCCCAACTAAAGAGACGTGCACAGCAGATACAACAGGAGCTG GAGATGGACAGGCAAATACTATTAGCCCTTCTAGAGAAGGAAGATGCGGACCAACGCCTCCAGTCTGCTAGACGGGAGCGGGCTGCTGCAGATGCCGCCTGGATGAAACATGTAATTGAGGAGCAGCTCCAGTTAGAAAAGGCACGAGAGGCAGAACTGGAGACCATTTTCAG gGAAGAAGCTAAACAAGTGtgggaaaaaagagaagaagaatgggagagagagaggaaggccaGAGACAGACTGATGAATGAG GTCCTTGCAGGCAGACTGTGTCAGATCCAAGAGAAGGTGGAGCTAAATCGACATGCCCAGGAGGAATGTGTAAAATACCGGGAACAACTGATTCGAGAGCTTGAGGAGGCAAAAGAGCTGACTCGccgagagagagaggaagaggaggaactaAAAACAGCTCGCAAACAAGAGCTGGAGTCCCAG CTTACAGAGCGTCACCTCCAAGAGCAGGAAGAGTTACAGCaccagaaagaggaggaggaagcagcaagGCTGGCAGAGCAGCACTGTGAGGAGTTAGTGCGGCAAGAGGCCAAGCGCATGACTGAGCGAGGTTATCACAGTAAG CCCTATGGTCGTCCAAAAACCGCTTGGATCTGA
- the LOC119843526 gene encoding trichoplein keratin filament-binding protein isoform X3 — MALPALPAGPRRSRALEKQIVRQREQEARWRQQWERNSRYFQQSGLCSAQHGQWSSRRCYQRSMNAYHGETMKEGKKISLEQRREQLRKLLYQERELLAAELGELRLNKESDLSKIRERSGDLKSAKEERRKKVAEELLYEHWKKNNTKLREREATEREEKRRYENEYEIARREALERLKQEEERRQLEEKKRAEVLLQQMEELKFREMQATKLKKEQEHLLKQQWELEELEEERKQMEACRKKLELGRFLRHQYNAQLKRRAQQIQQELEMDRQILLALLEKEDADQRLQSARRERAAADAAWMKHVIEEQLQLEKAREAELETIFREEAKQVWEKREEEWERERKARDRLMNEVLAGRLCQIQEKVELNRHAQEECVKYREQLIRELEEAKELTRREREEEEELKTARKQELESQLTERHLQEQEELQHQKEEEEAARLAEQHCEELVRQEAKRMTERGYHSKPYGRPKTAWI, encoded by the exons ATGGCCTTGCCCGCGCTGCCCGCCGGGCCCCGCCGCAGCAGAGCCCTGGAGAAGCAGATCGTGCGGCAGCGGGAGCAGGAGGCCCGCTGGCGGCAGCAGTGGGAGCGGAACAGCCGCTATTTCCAGCAGTCCGGGCTCTGCAGCGCCCAGCACGGCCAGTGGAGCTCGCGCCGGTGCTATCAGCGGAG CATGAATGCATACCACGGCGAGACgatgaaagaggggaaaaaaatcagcttgGAGCAGAGACGAGAGCAACTTAGGAAACTTTTGTACCAGGAGCGAGAATTGCTAGCAGCAGAACTCGGGGAGCTGAGGCTGAACAAGGAGTCGGATCTGAGCAAGATCCGAGAGAGAAGTGGAGACTTGAAATCTGCCAAAGAAGAGCGCCGGAAAAAG GTTGCTGAAGAGCTGCTGTATGAACACTGGAAGAAGAACAATACCAAACTCCGAGAG CGAGAAGCaactgaaagagaagaaaaaagacggtatgaaaatgaatatgaaatTGCCCGAAGGGAAGCACTGGAAAGACTGAAACAAGAGGAAGAAAGGAGGCAGCTGGAAGAGAAGAAACGAGCTGAGGTGTTATTGCAACAAATGGAAGAACTGAAGTTCCGGGAGATGCAG GCAACAAAACTGAAGAAAGAGCAAGAGCATTTACTAAAACAGCAATGggagctagaggagctggaagaAGAGAGGAAGCAAATGGAAGCATGCAGGAAGAAGCTGGAGCTTGG TCGCTTTTTGAGACATCAGTATAATGCCCAACTAAAGAGACGTGCACAGCAGATACAACAGGAGCTG GAGATGGACAGGCAAATACTATTAGCCCTTCTAGAGAAGGAAGATGCGGACCAACGCCTCCAGTCTGCTAGACGGGAGCGGGCTGCTGCAGATGCCGCCTGGATGAAACATGTAATTGAGGAGCAGCTCCAGTTAGAAAAGGCACGAGAGGCAGAACTGGAGACCATTTTCAG gGAAGAAGCTAAACAAGTGtgggaaaaaagagaagaagaatgggagagagagaggaaggccaGAGACAGACTGATGAATGAG GTCCTTGCAGGCAGACTGTGTCAGATCCAAGAGAAGGTGGAGCTAAATCGACATGCCCAGGAGGAATGTGTAAAATACCGGGAACAACTGATTCGAGAGCTTGAGGAGGCAAAAGAGCTGACTCGccgagagagagaggaagaggaggaactaAAAACAGCTCGCAAACAAGAGCTGGAGTCCCAG CTTACAGAGCGTCACCTCCAAGAGCAGGAAGAGTTACAGCaccagaaagaggaggaggaagcagcaagGCTGGCAGAGCAGCACTGTGAGGAGTTAGTGCGGCAAGAGGCCAAGCGCATGACTGAGCGAGGTTATCACAGTAAG CCCTATGGTCGTCCAAAAACCGCTTGGATCTGA
- the LOC119843526 gene encoding trichoplein keratin filament-binding protein isoform X2: MALPALPAGPRRSRALEKQIVRQREQEARWRQQWERNSRYFQQSGLCSAQHGQWSSRRCYQRSMNAYHGETMKEGKKISLEQRREQLRKLLYQERELLAAELGELRLNKESDLSKIRERSGDLKSAKEERRKKVAEELLYEHWKKNNTKLREIESELHKKHVIDVWGDQLTEKKQREATEREEKRRYENEYEIARREALERLKQEEERRQLEEKKRAEVLLQQMEELKFREMQATKLKKEQEHLLKQQWELEELEEERKQMEACRKKLELGRFLRHQYNAQLKRRAQQIQQELEMDRQILLALLEKEDADQRLQSARRERAAADAAWMKHVIEEQLQLEKAREAELETIFREEAKQVWEKREEEWERERKVLAGRLCQIQEKVELNRHAQEECVKYREQLIRELEEAKELTRREREEEEELKTARKQELESQLTERHLQEQEELQHQKEEEEAARLAEQHCEELVRQEAKRMTERGYHSKPYGRPKTAWI, encoded by the exons ATGGCCTTGCCCGCGCTGCCCGCCGGGCCCCGCCGCAGCAGAGCCCTGGAGAAGCAGATCGTGCGGCAGCGGGAGCAGGAGGCCCGCTGGCGGCAGCAGTGGGAGCGGAACAGCCGCTATTTCCAGCAGTCCGGGCTCTGCAGCGCCCAGCACGGCCAGTGGAGCTCGCGCCGGTGCTATCAGCGGAG CATGAATGCATACCACGGCGAGACgatgaaagaggggaaaaaaatcagcttgGAGCAGAGACGAGAGCAACTTAGGAAACTTTTGTACCAGGAGCGAGAATTGCTAGCAGCAGAACTCGGGGAGCTGAGGCTGAACAAGGAGTCGGATCTGAGCAAGATCCGAGAGAGAAGTGGAGACTTGAAATCTGCCAAAGAAGAGCGCCGGAAAAAG GTTGCTGAAGAGCTGCTGTATGAACACTGGAAGAAGAACAATACCAAACTCCGAGAG ATTGAGTCAGAGCTCCACAAGAAACATGTGATAGACGTTTGGGGTGATCAGCTAACAGAAAAGAAGCAG CGAGAAGCaactgaaagagaagaaaaaagacggtatgaaaatgaatatgaaatTGCCCGAAGGGAAGCACTGGAAAGACTGAAACAAGAGGAAGAAAGGAGGCAGCTGGAAGAGAAGAAACGAGCTGAGGTGTTATTGCAACAAATGGAAGAACTGAAGTTCCGGGAGATGCAG GCAACAAAACTGAAGAAAGAGCAAGAGCATTTACTAAAACAGCAATGggagctagaggagctggaagaAGAGAGGAAGCAAATGGAAGCATGCAGGAAGAAGCTGGAGCTTGG TCGCTTTTTGAGACATCAGTATAATGCCCAACTAAAGAGACGTGCACAGCAGATACAACAGGAGCTG GAGATGGACAGGCAAATACTATTAGCCCTTCTAGAGAAGGAAGATGCGGACCAACGCCTCCAGTCTGCTAGACGGGAGCGGGCTGCTGCAGATGCCGCCTGGATGAAACATGTAATTGAGGAGCAGCTCCAGTTAGAAAAGGCACGAGAGGCAGAACTGGAGACCATTTTCAG gGAAGAAGCTAAACAAGTGtgggaaaaaagagaagaagaatgggagagagagaggaag GTCCTTGCAGGCAGACTGTGTCAGATCCAAGAGAAGGTGGAGCTAAATCGACATGCCCAGGAGGAATGTGTAAAATACCGGGAACAACTGATTCGAGAGCTTGAGGAGGCAAAAGAGCTGACTCGccgagagagagaggaagaggaggaactaAAAACAGCTCGCAAACAAGAGCTGGAGTCCCAG CTTACAGAGCGTCACCTCCAAGAGCAGGAAGAGTTACAGCaccagaaagaggaggaggaagcagcaagGCTGGCAGAGCAGCACTGTGAGGAGTTAGTGCGGCAAGAGGCCAAGCGCATGACTGAGCGAGGTTATCACAGTAAG CCCTATGGTCGTCCAAAAACCGCTTGGATCTGA